In Dama dama isolate Ldn47 chromosome X, ASM3311817v1, whole genome shotgun sequence, one genomic interval encodes:
- the ZMYM3 gene encoding zinc finger MYM-type protein 3 isoform X1 gives MDPSDFPSPFDPLTLPEKPLAGDLPVDMEFGEDLLESQTAPTRGWAPPGPSPSSGALDLLDTPAGLEKDPGVLDGATELLGLGGLLYKAPSPPEVDHGPEGTLAWDASDQTLDPGPGGRTPEVVPPDPGSGANPSSPEGLLEPLAPDSPITLQSPHIEEEETTSIATGRRGSPGQEEELPQGQPQSPNGPPSPSVGETLGDGINSSQTKPGSPSPPAHPSLPGDGLTGKASEKPPERVQKRSERVRRVEPPKPEVVDSTESIPVSDEDSDAMVDDPNDEDFVPFRPRRSPRMSLRSSVAQRAGRSSVGTKMTCAHCRTPLQKGQTAYQRKGLPQLFCSSSCLTTFSKKPSGKKTCTFCKKEIWNTKDSVVAQTGSGGSFHEFCTSVCLSLYEAQQQRPIPQSGDPADATRCSICQKTGEVLHEVSNGSVVHRLCSDSCFSKFRANKGLKTNCCDQCGAYIYTKTGSPGPELLFHEGQQKRFCNTTCLGAYKKKNTRVYPCVWCKTLCKNFEMLSHVDRNGKTSLFCSLCCTTSYKVKQAGLTGPPRPCSFCRRSLSDPCYYNKVDRTVYQFCSPSCWTKFQRTSPEGGIHLSCHYCHSLFSGKPEVLDWQDQVFQFCCRDCCEDFKRLRGVVSQCEHCRQEKLLHEKLRFSGVEKSFCSEGCVLLYKQDFTKKLGLCCITCTYCSQTCQRGVTEQLDGSTWDFCSEDCKSKYLLWYCKAARCHACKRQGKLLETIHWRGQIRHFCNQQCLLRFYSQQNQPNLDTQSGPESLLNSQSSEAKPQTPAQTKVENSNTIKTLEENGNLGKVKIPVKTRPAPAAPTPPPPPPPPPAAPRKNKAAMCKPLMQNRGVSCKVEMKSKGSQTEEWKPQVIVLPIPVPIFVPVPMHLYCQKVPVPFTMPIPVPVPMFLPTTLESTDKIVETIEELKVKIPSNPLEADILAMAEMIAEAEELDKASSDLCDLVSNQSAEGLLEDCDLFGPARDDVLAMAVKMANVLDEPGQDLEADFPKNPLDINPSVDFLFDCGLVGPEDVSTEQDLPRTMRKGQKRLVLSESCSRDSMSSQPSCTGLNYSYGVNAWKCWVQSKYANGETSKGDELRFGPKPMRIKEDILACSAAELNYGLAQFVREITRPNGERYEPDSIYYLCLGIQQYLLENNRMVNIFTDLYYLTFVQELNKSLSTWQPTLLPNNTVFSRVEEEHLWECKQLGVYSPFVLLNTLMFFNTKFFGLQTAEEHMQLSFTNVVRQSRKCTTPRGTTKVVSIRYYAPVRQRKGRDTGPGKRKRDDEAPILEQRENRMNPLRCPVKFYEFYLSKCPESLRTRNDVFYLQPERSCIAESPLWYSVIPMDRSMLESMLNRILAVREIYEELGRPGEEDLD, from the exons ATGGATCCCAGTGATTTCCCCAGTCCGTTTGACCCGTTGACCCTGCCAGAGAAGCCCTTGGCTGGAGACCTTCCAGTAGACATGGAATTTGGAGAGGATCTACTGGAATCTCAGACTGCCCCAACTCGAGGATGGGCCCCCCCTGGCCCTTCTCCATCCTCGGGAGCCCTGGACCTGCTTGATACCCCTGCTGGCCTGGAAAAAGACCCTGGAGTCCTGGATGGAGCCACTGAGCTGCTGGGGCTGGGGGGGCTACTCTATAAAGCCCCCTCTCCCCCAGAGGTGGACCATGGTCCTGAGGGAACCCTTGCATGGGATGCAAGCGATCAGACCCTAGACCCTGGACCAGGGGGCAGGACCCCTGAGGTCGTGCCACCTGACCCAGGGTCTGGGGCAAATCCCTCTTCACCTGAGGGGCTACTAGAGCCTTTGGCTCCAGATTCTCCAATAACTCTGCAATCCCCACATATTGAAGAAGAGGAGACCACCTCCATAGCTACAGGGAGAAGGGGCTCccctgggcaggaggaggagctTCCCCAAGGGCAACCACAGAGCCCAAATGGCCCCCCCAGCCCTTCAGTGGGAGAGACTCTGGGGGATGGAATCAACAGTTCTCAGACCAAACCTGGGAGCCCTAGCCCCCCTGCACACCCTTCCTTGCCAG GAGATGGCCTGACTGGGAAGGCGAGTGAGAAGCCGCCTGAGAGG GTGCAGAAGAGAAGCGAGCGCGTTAGAAGAGTAGAGCCTCCAAAACCTGAGGTTGTGGATTCCACTGAGAGCA ttcCAGTGTCAGATGAGGATTCTGATGCTATGGTAGATGACCCCAACGATGAGGACTTCGTGCCATTCCGGCCCCGGCGCTCTCCTCGCATGTCTCTACGCTCAAGCGTGGCACAGAGGGCCGGGCGCTCTTCAGTAGGCACCAAGATGACGTGTGCCCACTGCCGGACACCGCTGCAGAAGGGCCAGACAGCCTACCAGCGCAAGGGGCTGCCGCAGCTCTTCTGCTCTTCATCCTGTCTCACCACTTTCTCCAAGAAACCCTCTGGCAAAAAGACCTGCACCTTCTGCAAGAA GGAGATCTGGAACACCAAGGACTCAGTTGTGGCACAGACCGGTTCGGGAGGCTCCTTCCATGAGTTCTGCACATCCGTCTGTCTCTCCCTGTATGAGGCCCAGCAGCAGCGCCCAATCCCCCAGTCTGGGGATCCTGCTGATGCCACTCGCTGCAGCATATGCCAGAAGActggagag gtcCTGCATGAGGTCAGCAATGGCAGCGTGGTGCACCGGCTCTGCAGCGATTCTTGCTTCTCCAAATTCCGGGCCAACAAGGGACTGAAAACCAACTGTTGTGACCAGTGCGGGGCTTACATCTACACCAAGACTGGGAGCCCTGGCCCCGAGCTCCTCTTCCACGAGGGCCAACAAAAGCGGTTCTGCAACACAACCTGCTTGGGGGCATACAAGAAG AAAAACACACGGGTGTACCCATGTGTCTGGTGCAAGACCCTGTGTAAGAACTTTGAGATGCTATCCCATGTGGACCGTAATGGCAAGACCAGCTTGTtctgttccctgtgctgtaccacTTCTTACAAAGTGAAGCAGGCAGGGCTCACTG GCCCTCCCCGACCCTGCAGCTTCTGCCGCCGCAGCCTCTCTGACCCCTGTTACTACAACAAGGTTGATCGCACAGTCTACCAATTCTGCAGCCCCAGCTGCTGGACCAAGTTCCAG CGCACGAGCCCTGAGGGGGGCATTCACCTGAGCTGTCACTACTGCCACAGCCTCTTCAGTGGCAAGCCTGAGGTCTTGGACTGGCAG GACCAGGTGTTCCAGTTCTGCTGTCGTGATTGCTGTGAGGACTTCAAGCGCCTCCGGGGTGTGGTGTCCCAGTGTGAGCATTGCCGGCAGGAGAAACTCCTGCATGAGAAGCTCCGATTCAGTGGGGTGGAGAAGAGCTTCTGCAGTGAAG GCTGTGTGCTGCTATACAAACAGGACTTCACTAAGAAGCTGGGATTATGCTGTATCACTTGTACTTATTGCTCCCAGACCTGCCAACGTGGAGTCACCGAGCAGCTGGATGGCAGCACCTGGGACTTCTGCAGCGAGGACTGTAAGAGCAAGTACCTGCTGTGGTACTGCAAG GCTGCCCGGTGCCATGCCTGTAAGCGCCAGGGGAAGCTGCTGGAGACCATCCACTGGCGTGGGCAGATCCGTCATTTCTGCAACCAACAGTGTCTGCTGCGCTTCTACAGCCAGCAGAACCAACCCAACCTGGATACCCAGAGTGGGCCTGAAAGCCTCCTGAACA GTCAGTCTTCTGAGGCAAAGCCCCAGACACCCGCTCAAACCAAAGTGGAGAACAGCAACACCATAAAGACCCTAGAGGAAAATGGAAATCTGGGCAAGGTCAAG ATCCCTGTGAAGACCCGACCAGCCCCCGCTGCTCCCACTCCTCCACCACCACCGCCTCCACCCCCAGCAGCACCCCGCAAAAACAAAGCTGCCATGTGTAAACCACTAATGCAGAATCGGGGGGTCTCCTGCAAGGTGGAGATGAAGTCCAAAGGGAGTCAGACAG AAGAGTGGAAGCCACAGGTGATCGTGCTGCCCATCCCAGTGCCCATCTTTGTGCCAGTGCCTATGCATCTGTACTGCCAGAAAGTGCCGGTGCCTTTCACAATGCCTATCCCG GTGCCTGTGCCGATGTTCCTGCCCACTACCTTGGAGAGCACAGATAAGATTGTGGAGACCATTGAGGAGCTGAAGGTGAAGATCCCGTCTAACCCCTTGGAGGCTGATATCCTGGCTATGGCAGAGATGATCGCAGAGGCCGAGGAGTTGGACAAGGCCTCATCTGACCTTTGTG ATCTTGTGAGCAACCAGAGTGCGGAGGGACTTCTGGAAGACTGTGACCTGTTTGGGCCAGCTCGGGATGATGTCCTGGCCATGGCCGTCAAGATGGCCAATGTGTTGGATGAGCCTGGACAAGACTTGGAGGCAGACTTCCCCAAGA ATCCTTTGGACATTAACCCCAGTGTGGACTTCCTTTTTGATTGTGGCCTGGTAGGGCCTGAGGACGTGTCTACTGAACAAGACCTTCCCCGAACCATGAGGAAG gGTCAAAAGCGGCTGGTGCTTTCAGAGAGCTGTTCCCGGGACTCCATGAGCAGCCAGCCTAGTTGTACTGGACTCAACTATTCCTATGGTGTCAATGCTTGGAAGTGCTGGGTGCAGTCAAAATATGCCAATGGAGAAACTAGCAAGGGTGATGAGCTGCGCTTTGGCC CCAAACCTATGCGTATCAAGGAGGATATTCTGGCCTGTTCAGCTGCTGAACTCAACTACGGTTTGGCCCAGTTTGTGAGAGAAATCACTCGACCCAATGGTGAACGATATGAACCTGATAGCATCTACTATCTGTGTCTTGGCATCCAACAG taccTCTTGGAAAATAACCGAATGGTGAACATTTTCACGGACCTTTACTACCTGACTTTTGTTCAAGAACTCAACAAGTCTCTGAGTACCTGGCAGCCCACGCTCCTCCCTAACA ATACGGTGTTCTCCCGAGTAGAGGAAGAGCACCTCTGGGAGTGTAAGCAGCTGGGGGTCTACTCCCCCTTTGTCCTTCTCAACACactcatgttcttcaacactaaGTTTTTTGGGCTTCAGACAGCAGAGGAACACATGCAGCTCTCCTTCACCAATGTGGTGCGGCAGTCCCGCAAGTGTACCACCCCTCGGGGCACCACCAAGGTGGTGAGCATTCGCTACTATGCTCCTGTCCGCCAGAGGAAAGGGCGAG ACACAGGTCCTGGGAAACGGAAGAGAGATGACGAAGCCCCCATCTTAGAGCAGCGTGAGAACCGCATGAATCCCCTCCGCTGCCCCGTCAAGTTCTATGAATTCTATCTCTCAAAATG TCCTGAAAGCCTCCGGACTCGCAACGATGTGTTCTACCTGCAACCTGAGCGGTCCTGCATCGCTGAGTCACCTCTCTGGTATTCTGTGatccccatggaccgcagcatgttGGAGAGCATGCTCAATCGCATTCTGGCTGTGCGTGAGATTTATGAGGAGCTGGGTCGTCCTGGGGAGGAAGACCtggactga
- the ZMYM3 gene encoding zinc finger MYM-type protein 3 isoform X3, whose amino-acid sequence MDPSDFPSPFDPLTLPEKPLAGDLPVDMEFGEDLLESQTAPTRGWAPPGPSPSSGALDLLDTPAGLEKDPGVLDGATELLGLGGLLYKAPSPPEVDHGPEGTLAWDASDQTLDPGPGGRTPEVVPPDPGSGANPSSPEGLLEPLAPDSPITLQSPHIEEEETTSIATGRRGSPGQEEELPQGQPQSPNGPPSPSVGETLGDGINSSQTKPGSPSPPAHPSLPGDGLTGKASEKPPERKRSERVRRVEPPKPEVVDSTESIPVSDEDSDAMVDDPNDEDFVPFRPRRSPRMSLRSSVAQRAGRSSVGTKMTCAHCRTPLQKGQTAYQRKGLPQLFCSSSCLTTFSKKPSGKKTCTFCKKEIWNTKDSVVAQTGSGGSFHEFCTSVCLSLYEAQQQRPIPQSGDPADATRCSICQKTGEVLHEVSNGSVVHRLCSDSCFSKFRANKGLKTNCCDQCGAYIYTKTGSPGPELLFHEGQQKRFCNTTCLGAYKKKNTRVYPCVWCKTLCKNFEMLSHVDRNGKTSLFCSLCCTTSYKVKQAGLTGPPRPCSFCRRSLSDPCYYNKVDRTVYQFCSPSCWTKFQRTSPEGGIHLSCHYCHSLFSGKPEVLDWQDQVFQFCCRDCCEDFKRLRGVVSQCEHCRQEKLLHEKLRFSGVEKSFCSEGCVLLYKQDFTKKLGLCCITCTYCSQTCQRGVTEQLDGSTWDFCSEDCKSKYLLWYCKAARCHACKRQGKLLETIHWRGQIRHFCNQQCLLRFYSQQNQPNLDTQSGPESLLNSQSSEAKPQTPAQTKVENSNTIKTLEENGNLGKVKIPVKTRPAPAAPTPPPPPPPPPAAPRKNKAAMCKPLMQNRGVSCKVEMKSKGSQTEEWKPQVIVLPIPVPIFVPVPMHLYCQKVPVPFTMPIPVPVPMFLPTTLESTDKIVETIEELKVKIPSNPLEADILAMAEMIAEAEELDKASSDLCDLVSNQSAEGLLEDCDLFGPARDDVLAMAVKMANVLDEPGQDLEADFPKNPLDINPSVDFLFDCGLVGPEDVSTEQDLPRTMRKGQKRLVLSESCSRDSMSSQPSCTGLNYSYGVNAWKCWVQSKYANGETSKGDELRFGPKPMRIKEDILACSAAELNYGLAQFVREITRPNGERYEPDSIYYLCLGIQQYLLENNRMVNIFTDLYYLTFVQELNKSLSTWQPTLLPNNTVFSRVEEEHLWECKQLGVYSPFVLLNTLMFFNTKFFGLQTAEEHMQLSFTNVVRQSRKCTTPRGTTKVVSIRYYAPVRQRKGRDTGPGKRKRDDEAPILEQRENRMNPLRCPVKFYEFYLSKCPESLRTRNDVFYLQPERSCIAESPLWYSVIPMDRSMLESMLNRILAVREIYEELGRPGEEDLD is encoded by the exons ATGGATCCCAGTGATTTCCCCAGTCCGTTTGACCCGTTGACCCTGCCAGAGAAGCCCTTGGCTGGAGACCTTCCAGTAGACATGGAATTTGGAGAGGATCTACTGGAATCTCAGACTGCCCCAACTCGAGGATGGGCCCCCCCTGGCCCTTCTCCATCCTCGGGAGCCCTGGACCTGCTTGATACCCCTGCTGGCCTGGAAAAAGACCCTGGAGTCCTGGATGGAGCCACTGAGCTGCTGGGGCTGGGGGGGCTACTCTATAAAGCCCCCTCTCCCCCAGAGGTGGACCATGGTCCTGAGGGAACCCTTGCATGGGATGCAAGCGATCAGACCCTAGACCCTGGACCAGGGGGCAGGACCCCTGAGGTCGTGCCACCTGACCCAGGGTCTGGGGCAAATCCCTCTTCACCTGAGGGGCTACTAGAGCCTTTGGCTCCAGATTCTCCAATAACTCTGCAATCCCCACATATTGAAGAAGAGGAGACCACCTCCATAGCTACAGGGAGAAGGGGCTCccctgggcaggaggaggagctTCCCCAAGGGCAACCACAGAGCCCAAATGGCCCCCCCAGCCCTTCAGTGGGAGAGACTCTGGGGGATGGAATCAACAGTTCTCAGACCAAACCTGGGAGCCCTAGCCCCCCTGCACACCCTTCCTTGCCAG GAGATGGCCTGACTGGGAAGGCGAGTGAGAAGCCGCCTGAGAGG AAGAGAAGCGAGCGCGTTAGAAGAGTAGAGCCTCCAAAACCTGAGGTTGTGGATTCCACTGAGAGCA ttcCAGTGTCAGATGAGGATTCTGATGCTATGGTAGATGACCCCAACGATGAGGACTTCGTGCCATTCCGGCCCCGGCGCTCTCCTCGCATGTCTCTACGCTCAAGCGTGGCACAGAGGGCCGGGCGCTCTTCAGTAGGCACCAAGATGACGTGTGCCCACTGCCGGACACCGCTGCAGAAGGGCCAGACAGCCTACCAGCGCAAGGGGCTGCCGCAGCTCTTCTGCTCTTCATCCTGTCTCACCACTTTCTCCAAGAAACCCTCTGGCAAAAAGACCTGCACCTTCTGCAAGAA GGAGATCTGGAACACCAAGGACTCAGTTGTGGCACAGACCGGTTCGGGAGGCTCCTTCCATGAGTTCTGCACATCCGTCTGTCTCTCCCTGTATGAGGCCCAGCAGCAGCGCCCAATCCCCCAGTCTGGGGATCCTGCTGATGCCACTCGCTGCAGCATATGCCAGAAGActggagag gtcCTGCATGAGGTCAGCAATGGCAGCGTGGTGCACCGGCTCTGCAGCGATTCTTGCTTCTCCAAATTCCGGGCCAACAAGGGACTGAAAACCAACTGTTGTGACCAGTGCGGGGCTTACATCTACACCAAGACTGGGAGCCCTGGCCCCGAGCTCCTCTTCCACGAGGGCCAACAAAAGCGGTTCTGCAACACAACCTGCTTGGGGGCATACAAGAAG AAAAACACACGGGTGTACCCATGTGTCTGGTGCAAGACCCTGTGTAAGAACTTTGAGATGCTATCCCATGTGGACCGTAATGGCAAGACCAGCTTGTtctgttccctgtgctgtaccacTTCTTACAAAGTGAAGCAGGCAGGGCTCACTG GCCCTCCCCGACCCTGCAGCTTCTGCCGCCGCAGCCTCTCTGACCCCTGTTACTACAACAAGGTTGATCGCACAGTCTACCAATTCTGCAGCCCCAGCTGCTGGACCAAGTTCCAG CGCACGAGCCCTGAGGGGGGCATTCACCTGAGCTGTCACTACTGCCACAGCCTCTTCAGTGGCAAGCCTGAGGTCTTGGACTGGCAG GACCAGGTGTTCCAGTTCTGCTGTCGTGATTGCTGTGAGGACTTCAAGCGCCTCCGGGGTGTGGTGTCCCAGTGTGAGCATTGCCGGCAGGAGAAACTCCTGCATGAGAAGCTCCGATTCAGTGGGGTGGAGAAGAGCTTCTGCAGTGAAG GCTGTGTGCTGCTATACAAACAGGACTTCACTAAGAAGCTGGGATTATGCTGTATCACTTGTACTTATTGCTCCCAGACCTGCCAACGTGGAGTCACCGAGCAGCTGGATGGCAGCACCTGGGACTTCTGCAGCGAGGACTGTAAGAGCAAGTACCTGCTGTGGTACTGCAAG GCTGCCCGGTGCCATGCCTGTAAGCGCCAGGGGAAGCTGCTGGAGACCATCCACTGGCGTGGGCAGATCCGTCATTTCTGCAACCAACAGTGTCTGCTGCGCTTCTACAGCCAGCAGAACCAACCCAACCTGGATACCCAGAGTGGGCCTGAAAGCCTCCTGAACA GTCAGTCTTCTGAGGCAAAGCCCCAGACACCCGCTCAAACCAAAGTGGAGAACAGCAACACCATAAAGACCCTAGAGGAAAATGGAAATCTGGGCAAGGTCAAG ATCCCTGTGAAGACCCGACCAGCCCCCGCTGCTCCCACTCCTCCACCACCACCGCCTCCACCCCCAGCAGCACCCCGCAAAAACAAAGCTGCCATGTGTAAACCACTAATGCAGAATCGGGGGGTCTCCTGCAAGGTGGAGATGAAGTCCAAAGGGAGTCAGACAG AAGAGTGGAAGCCACAGGTGATCGTGCTGCCCATCCCAGTGCCCATCTTTGTGCCAGTGCCTATGCATCTGTACTGCCAGAAAGTGCCGGTGCCTTTCACAATGCCTATCCCG GTGCCTGTGCCGATGTTCCTGCCCACTACCTTGGAGAGCACAGATAAGATTGTGGAGACCATTGAGGAGCTGAAGGTGAAGATCCCGTCTAACCCCTTGGAGGCTGATATCCTGGCTATGGCAGAGATGATCGCAGAGGCCGAGGAGTTGGACAAGGCCTCATCTGACCTTTGTG ATCTTGTGAGCAACCAGAGTGCGGAGGGACTTCTGGAAGACTGTGACCTGTTTGGGCCAGCTCGGGATGATGTCCTGGCCATGGCCGTCAAGATGGCCAATGTGTTGGATGAGCCTGGACAAGACTTGGAGGCAGACTTCCCCAAGA ATCCTTTGGACATTAACCCCAGTGTGGACTTCCTTTTTGATTGTGGCCTGGTAGGGCCTGAGGACGTGTCTACTGAACAAGACCTTCCCCGAACCATGAGGAAG gGTCAAAAGCGGCTGGTGCTTTCAGAGAGCTGTTCCCGGGACTCCATGAGCAGCCAGCCTAGTTGTACTGGACTCAACTATTCCTATGGTGTCAATGCTTGGAAGTGCTGGGTGCAGTCAAAATATGCCAATGGAGAAACTAGCAAGGGTGATGAGCTGCGCTTTGGCC CCAAACCTATGCGTATCAAGGAGGATATTCTGGCCTGTTCAGCTGCTGAACTCAACTACGGTTTGGCCCAGTTTGTGAGAGAAATCACTCGACCCAATGGTGAACGATATGAACCTGATAGCATCTACTATCTGTGTCTTGGCATCCAACAG taccTCTTGGAAAATAACCGAATGGTGAACATTTTCACGGACCTTTACTACCTGACTTTTGTTCAAGAACTCAACAAGTCTCTGAGTACCTGGCAGCCCACGCTCCTCCCTAACA ATACGGTGTTCTCCCGAGTAGAGGAAGAGCACCTCTGGGAGTGTAAGCAGCTGGGGGTCTACTCCCCCTTTGTCCTTCTCAACACactcatgttcttcaacactaaGTTTTTTGGGCTTCAGACAGCAGAGGAACACATGCAGCTCTCCTTCACCAATGTGGTGCGGCAGTCCCGCAAGTGTACCACCCCTCGGGGCACCACCAAGGTGGTGAGCATTCGCTACTATGCTCCTGTCCGCCAGAGGAAAGGGCGAG ACACAGGTCCTGGGAAACGGAAGAGAGATGACGAAGCCCCCATCTTAGAGCAGCGTGAGAACCGCATGAATCCCCTCCGCTGCCCCGTCAAGTTCTATGAATTCTATCTCTCAAAATG TCCTGAAAGCCTCCGGACTCGCAACGATGTGTTCTACCTGCAACCTGAGCGGTCCTGCATCGCTGAGTCACCTCTCTGGTATTCTGTGatccccatggaccgcagcatgttGGAGAGCATGCTCAATCGCATTCTGGCTGTGCGTGAGATTTATGAGGAGCTGGGTCGTCCTGGGGAGGAAGACCtggactga